Proteins encoded by one window of Gemmatimonadota bacterium:
- a CDS encoding aldo/keto reductase gives MEYRVLGKTGIEVSSVGLGCWPMAGMAGGANWSGIDDEESIATIQHAESLGINLLDTANGYGAGHSERIIGRALRGRRDRYVVATKVAPRSDDPEEPLQRYITRNCEGSLERLRTDYIDIYQLHGEPDENGMPAIVEALTRLVEAGKIRCFGISTYETDVMRALMALGDLSMVQIGYSMVNPVGQAGLQFAEAQNLGTLIRVPLAQGALTGKYFDSLSRLDPEDRRHERFDNPRIRAALKKLSELSFLADSGKRTMVQAALRFVLDTPGVTSVIPGAKNRAQLEENAGADCVPPLTADERKQALAIGGAANWPLPPYTNWT, from the coding sequence GTGGAGTACCGTGTACTGGGGAAGACCGGGATCGAGGTCTCGTCCGTCGGCCTGGGTTGCTGGCCCATGGCCGGGATGGCCGGGGGCGCGAACTGGTCGGGTATCGACGATGAGGAGTCCATCGCCACCATCCAACACGCGGAATCCCTGGGGATCAACCTGCTCGACACGGCCAACGGGTACGGCGCCGGCCACAGCGAAAGGATCATCGGCCGGGCGCTCCGTGGCAGGCGGGACCGCTACGTGGTCGCCACCAAGGTCGCGCCGCGGTCCGACGACCCGGAGGAGCCTTTACAGCGGTACATCACGCGGAACTGCGAAGGAAGCCTGGAAAGACTTCGGACCGACTATATCGACATCTACCAGTTGCACGGCGAACCGGACGAGAACGGCATGCCGGCAATCGTAGAGGCGTTGACACGGCTGGTCGAAGCCGGCAAGATACGGTGCTTCGGCATCTCGACCTACGAAACGGATGTCATGAGGGCCCTGATGGCGCTGGGCGATCTTTCGATGGTCCAGATCGGTTATAGCATGGTAAATCCGGTGGGGCAGGCGGGACTCCAGTTCGCGGAAGCGCAAAACCTGGGGACGCTCATCCGCGTGCCGCTCGCCCAGGGTGCGCTGACCGGCAAGTATTTCGATTCGCTGTCCCGGCTCGATCCCGAGGACCGTCGGCACGAGCGTTTCGACAATCCCCGGATACGGGCCGCACTGAAGAAACTGTCGGAGCTTTCCTTCCTGGCAGATAGCGGAAAGCGCACCATGGTACAGGCAGCGCTACGGTTCGTGCTGGACACGCCGGGCGTGACCTCGGTGATACCCGGCGCCAAGAACCGGGCGCAACTCGAAGAGAACGCGGGGGCGGACTGCGTACCCCCTTTGACCGCCGACGAACGGAAACAGGCCCTGGCCATCGGCGGGGCAGCGAACTGGCCGCTTCCGCCCTACACGAACTGGACTTGA